The genome window TAAAGAGCTGCTCTATGCATCGCGTCATCTGGCGTGGGTCTTGAATTTGCAGCCTGATGCTTCGGAGCTATTATGCATTGCGGCGCAGACGCAGCATATTTGCCGCTGGGAGAGCCCGCGTTCGGATTATCCGATGAACCGTGCGGGATATTTGAAGTGGCGTGAAGATCTGAAGCGTTTCCATGCGCAGCGTGCGGGTGAGTTGATGGCAGAGGTCGGCTACAGTGCGGATGCGATCGAGCGCGTGCAGTCGCTCAATCTAAAGAAGCAGTTGAAGGCTGATCCCGAGTGCCAAACGCTGGAAGATGCACTGTGCCTGGCTTTCCTAGAACTCGGATTCGATGATTTGATTGCCAAGTATGAGGACGAGAAAATCCTGAGTATCGTGCAAAAGACCGCAGCTAAAATGAGTGAAGCGGGTCGTGCGCAGATCAGCACGATCCCATTCTCAGAGGCAGGGCAACGTATCTTGGCGATGCTTTAAAAGAGAAGTTAGGAGTTAGGAGTTAGGAGTTAGGGTTCGTCTTTGGTCGTGACGTGCTTAGAGCTTCGTCTGTTGCCGCCTACCGAGCGCAGCGACACTTTATTATACCCTTGGGTGAAACCGAAGGATCTGGCGTAGGGGTGCTGCTTGCCGTTTCGACAGGCTCAAGGCCCAGAGCTTGTCGAAGGGCGGCACCCGCGAAGGCAGCTAAAGTTTTACAACTCCCTATGCGTGTGGGCTTTGCGCGGTCTTCGCAAGCAAAGCCCCTACAGCAAGATCGCCGAATAGCATGAATGCGCTTTTCACAAATCATGATGCGTGTGAGTATAGGCAAAGACGTCATCAAACACTGATGTTCAGCTCCTAACTTCTAACTTCTGTCTTCTAACTCCTCTTTAAGCGTCTAGATGTGAGTCGATACGTTCGACCTGCACGCTCACTGCGAGTCCGCTGCGATCCCCGCCGAAGTAGCCACCGATGACGGGTGCGACTGCATGGTAATCGCGACCGACGGCAAGTTTGATATAGGTTTCGTCGACGATCTTATTGTTCGTAGGATCTAGGCCAATCCACCCTACGGGTGGAATGTAAACTTCGACCCATGCGTGCGAGGCGGCTGCCCCGCGTAGGCTGTGGTCGTGTGTGGCATCGAAAAAATAGCCGCTCACATAACGAGTCGGGATGTGTATGGAGCGACACAATGCAGCCATCGCATGCGCAAAGTCCTGACAGACCCCAGTCTGATTTTCTATGATCTCATTTGTGTGCGTGTGCACCGTGGTCGCGTTGGGATCGTAATCGTAGTGCTCGAAAATGTGCGCCATCATGGCGTAGCAAGTTTGAAAGACGTCGGTCGAGTCGTCCTGTATGTCGAGTGCCTGTTTCCAGATCGTTGGTGTGATTTCTACGAAATCGCTGTTTTGCAGGAATGGGTGACAGGCTTCAAGCGCAGTGCAGTGCTTGAGCTCTTTATGATGAAAGCCATAGGGCAGATTGTTTAGATCGACCAGTGACTTTGTTTTTACGGTGGAGCGGCTATCGATCGTTAATCGGTTGTGCGGTCGCGGAATCTCGAAGTGATGGACGCGATTGGTGTTCAGATCTAAGTAGTTTCTGAGTCGAGTCGCAGGGAGCACACTGATGTAGCTGTTGATACATGTTTGTGACTCGGTGTTAGGTGGCGTTAGTCTTAGTTCGTTGCAATTGTGAGAGACTGCTCTGGTATAGAGGTATTCGGTCCGATGGTGGACTTTGAGCTGCATTATCCGGTCTATTTACTACTACTGCTGCTGTTGTTGCTGCTGAATCTGCCATTGAGGACTGTTATAGGTCGGCAGGCTACTGATCTCTTGTGGCAGTAAAATATAGGTTTCGAATACTTGTCGTCCGATGCGGTTAAACTGTGTTTGTAGTTGGTCGATGTATGTGTGGTAGCCTGCGTCTAAGACGTCTTGGATGCTGGAGAAGTTGAGTTGGGCGAGTGCGCTGCCGTTGATGCGTTCGGCTTCGTTGGAGAAACTGCCACTCTGTGTGCCAGAGATAGCGTGCAACTGTGTGTCGATTTGGCGTAAGCAGAAGCGCACCGAGCGTGGGAAGGATGGCGAAAAGAGCAGGAATGACATAACATTCTCTAAGGTGACTTCGCCCGGGTTTTCCGCGCGGAAGGCCGAGAATGCAGAGCAGGAGCGCAGTGCGGATGCGAGTTTGCCACGGTCGGGTGCGTTTTCAAAGGCCAGCATGTCGAGCACGCGGGTGGTCTTGTCGGCGCGTTCTAGGTAGCGGCCTGTTTCCATGAAGTGCCAACCTTCGTCGTGTAGAATGGTCGCATTGATGAGTCCAGAAAAGAGCATGCAGGCCTTAATTGTTCTGCGGTAGAACGATTCGGGGCGTTCTTCCCATAGTCGCTCAGCTTCTGCGGACTGCATGAAGAGGTGGAAGCTGTTGAGCTCTAGCCACATTTCTTCCGAGATCTGATCACGCACCATGCGAGCATTCTCGCGGGCGTGGGCGATGCATTGGCGGATAGAGTCCTGCGGGCCAGTGGAGAAGGTGATAAACCAACTCACGTCGATATCGTCCTCCTCTTCGGCTTTTGCAGTTTCGTATGCTTCTTGTGAGCAGGTCGCATAGAGCAGAGGACGCCAAGTCGAGTCGTCGTCTTTCGCGCTGGAGATCGTATCCAATGCATCATAGCGATTGACGTCGACTAGGCGGGTTAAGTTTTCGGCTCGTTCTAGATAACGACTGAGCCAGTAAAGACTGTTGGCAACGCGTGAAAGCATGATGTGTGAGTGACTGTTAAACTGTGGGGTTATTTATAGAGCACCCATGTGTCTTTACTACCGCCACCTTGGGAGGAGTTAACGACGAGGGAGCCTTTGTTGAGCGCAACGCGAGTGAGCCCACCTGGGATGATTTCGATTTTGTCGCCATATAAGATGAAGGGGCGCAGGTCGATGTGTCGGCCTTCGATCGTGTTTTCATTGCAAATGGTCGGATGGCGCGAGAGCGATACCACAGGTTGCGCGATATAATTGCGCGGGTTTTCTTTGATCTTGGTCGTAAACTCGGCGCGCTCTTTGGCGGTCGATGTTGGCCCCATTAGCATCCCATAACCACCAGATTCGTTGGCGGCTTTGACGACGAGTTTTTCTAAGTTATCCAGAATGTATTTTCGATCGTCGTCGCGCCAAGCCAAGTAGGTCGGCACGCTTTCGAGAATCGGATCTTGATCGAGATAATATTTGATCATGTCCGGCACGTAGGCGTAGGTCACTTTGTCATCTGCGACTCCGGTTCCCACCGCATTGGCTAATGCGACATTGCCGCGTAAATAGGCTTCCATTAGGCCGGGCACGCCGAGCATCGAGTCTTCGCGGAAAACACGTGGGTCGAGGAAGTCGTCGTCTAAGCGGCGATAAATGACATCGACCTGAACAAGTCCCTTCGTGGTGCGCATAAAGACGTAGCCGTTGAGGACGATCAAGTCGCGGCCTTCGACGATTTCAATGCCCATCTTACGAGCGAGGAAGGTGTGTTCAAAATAAGCGCTGTTATAGACTCCTGGCGTCAGAAGCACACAGACTGGCTTGTGGCCTTCGCGCGGTGATAGGTATTCTAAAGTCTTGAGTAGCGTCTCTGGGTAGTTGTCGACCGGGCGCACTCCACATTCGCGGTAGAGGCTCGGGAAGGCGCGTTTCATCGCCTCGCGGTTTTCGAGTAGATACGACACACCTGAAGGGCAGCGTCCGTTGTCTTCCAGCACGAGGTATTTGCCCTGGTCGTCACGGATTAGATCGGTGCCGCAAATTTGTAGGTAGATGTCTTTGGGCACATCCACATTGCACATCTCGGGGCGGTAGTGTGAGGCACCTTTAACGACGGACTCTGGGATGATGCCGTCTTTAACGATTTGAGCATCGTGATAGATGTCGTGCAGGAACAGATTGAGCGCGATGATGCGCTGTGTGAGACCTTGTTCGATCGTCTGCCATTCTGTATTCGGGATGATGCGTGGAATCAGGTCGAAGGGAAAGATACGCTCGGTTCCCTTGTCATCACCATACACGGTAAAGGTGATCCCTTGCTCTAGGAATCCATCATTCACTAAGCGCTGCTTCTCATTCATCTCTTCGTCGCTGATGCGTGAGTAGCGTTCGTGGAGTGCGGCGTAATGCGGGAAATGGCCATCCTTGCCGTTTCCGAACATTTCGTCAAAAAACGATTCTTTTTGGTAACTAGTAAACATTATATTTAATTTAGCACACGCTATGCCAATCGCGTGTGAGGGCTCAGATTTTGGGAGAGTCGGTCATACGCGTGACGGTGACTTCCATGCTTAGGAGCTCGGCTGGTGCGCCGAATTGGGTATAAATGGCGACATCTGCAGCATCGCGGCCATAGGCGATGGCAATGCGACCGCCGGATGCGTCGTTTTGAGTTGGATCAAAGGTATACCAGCGTCCCCCTACGTAGGCTTCAAACCAAGCATGGAGATCCATCGGTTCGAGTGATTCGAGATAACCGACCACCATGCGTGCGGGGATGGAAAGTGCTCGGCAGCAAGCGATGCCGATGTGTGCCATGTCGCGGCATACGGCGTGCGAGCGTTGGTTGGCTTCTGCTGCGCTGATGATGTCATTGCCCAGGCCTGGCGCATAGATCGTGGTGTTACGGATGTAGTCGACAATCGCGGAGCATTGATCGTAGCCGGGCGTTGCATCGGCGGTTATTTCATAGACGAGTTGTGTGAAACGGTCGGACTCGCAGTAGCGGCTCGGGAGTAGGAAGGGGAGTGTGTCGTTGGGTAGATTTTGGACTTCGATAAAGTCGGCACCGGGTGCGGTGTCGGAGCCGTCAGCGACTTCGACATCGACGGCTGTCTGAATTTTAAAGTGACCTGCTGGAGTTACGATGCGTTGGCACAGGTTGCCATA of Lentimonas sp. CC4 contains these proteins:
- a CDS encoding DUF4202 domain-containing protein — translated: MELSTKYAAVVKLIDQANAGDPTLIDYKGERQPKELLYASRHLAWVLNLQPDASELLCIAAQTQHICRWESPRSDYPMNRAGYLKWREDLKRFHAQRAGELMAEVGYSADAIERVQSLNLKKQLKADPECQTLEDALCLAFLELGFDDLIAKYEDEKILSIVQKTAAKMSEAGRAQISTIPFSEAGQRILAML
- a CDS encoding transglutaminase family protein; this encodes MQLKVHHRTEYLYTRAVSHNCNELRLTPPNTESQTCINSYISVLPATRLRNYLDLNTNRVHHFEIPRPHNRLTIDSRSTVKTKSLVDLNNLPYGFHHKELKHCTALEACHPFLQNSDFVEITPTIWKQALDIQDDSTDVFQTCYAMMAHIFEHYDYDPNATTVHTHTNEIIENQTGVCQDFAHAMAALCRSIHIPTRYVSGYFFDATHDHSLRGAAASHAWVEVYIPPVGWIGLDPTNNKIVDETYIKLAVGRDYHAVAPVIGGYFGGDRSGLAVSVQVERIDSHLDA
- a CDS encoding alpha-E domain-containing protein codes for the protein MLSRVANSLYWLSRYLERAENLTRLVDVNRYDALDTISSAKDDDSTWRPLLYATCSQEAYETAKAEEEDDIDVSWFITFSTGPQDSIRQCIAHARENARMVRDQISEEMWLELNSFHLFMQSAEAERLWEERPESFYRRTIKACMLFSGLINATILHDEGWHFMETGRYLERADKTTRVLDMLAFENAPDRGKLASALRSCSAFSAFRAENPGEVTLENVMSFLLFSPSFPRSVRFCLRQIDTQLHAISGTQSGSFSNEAERINGSALAQLNFSSIQDVLDAGYHTYIDQLQTQFNRIGRQVFETYILLPQEISSLPTYNSPQWQIQQQQQQQ
- a CDS encoding circularly permuted type 2 ATP-grasp protein; translated protein: MFTSYQKESFFDEMFGNGKDGHFPHYAALHERYSRISDEEMNEKQRLVNDGFLEQGITFTVYGDDKGTERIFPFDLIPRIIPNTEWQTIEQGLTQRIIALNLFLHDIYHDAQIVKDGIIPESVVKGASHYRPEMCNVDVPKDIYLQICGTDLIRDDQGKYLVLEDNGRCPSGVSYLLENREAMKRAFPSLYRECGVRPVDNYPETLLKTLEYLSPREGHKPVCVLLTPGVYNSAYFEHTFLARKMGIEIVEGRDLIVLNGYVFMRTTKGLVQVDVIYRRLDDDFLDPRVFREDSMLGVPGLMEAYLRGNVALANAVGTGVADDKVTYAYVPDMIKYYLDQDPILESVPTYLAWRDDDRKYILDNLEKLVVKAANESGGYGMLMGPTSTAKERAEFTTKIKENPRNYIAQPVVSLSRHPTICNENTIEGRHIDLRPFILYGDKIEIIPGGLTRVALNKGSLVVNSSQGGGSKDTWVLYK
- a CDS encoding transglutaminase family protein, which produces MWLHATSQLELYIPEETPFLLMLRPRSGLQQWIGREQYVLTPSVPVVEFTDPYGNLCQRIVTPAGHFKIQTAVDVEVADGSDTAPGADFIEVQNLPNDTLPFLLPSRYCESDRFTQLVYEITADATPGYDQCSAIVDYIRNTTIYAPGLGNDIISAAEANQRSHAVCRDMAHIGIACCRALSIPARMVVGYLESLEPMDLHAWFEAYVGGRWYTFDPTQNDASGGRIAIAYGRDAADVAIYTQFGAPAELLSMEVTVTRMTDSPKI